In Aegilops tauschii subsp. strangulata cultivar AL8/78 chromosome 3, Aet v6.0, whole genome shotgun sequence, one genomic interval encodes:
- the LOC141020826 gene encoding uncharacterized protein — protein MSRARSFLYMVVNHYRWPKPRSKLEFYGEPEEQKACVYSVRRIDPSTLFHREDQPQAAPAPEKARLPPPITTFDHPVTGFNARTMEFMLFGRARDKILAAPRLKSPEHKPVLYDAASRTSCSLPGMSVPKCSSLWLPVGDDLYVMEDAPLWWEREDDASSKNPMEALIQAGKNPMDRAWHLLPAPPYVPPPRHGHPCDIVSTAAVVGDSHIWVSSKGQGTFFLDTETRAWSKAADWDLPFQGQVQHAPEHGLWYGFSARDKGVLCAADLSSLVSTGEQPLPRLGSHELDMGIVAPEGRTERQDCSCLVHLGGGRFCVANYYSKVVMLSGMEVERCGEVLRLITHKSCIYPLRGNCFECLL, from the coding sequence ATGAGCCGTGCTCGTTCCTTCCTCTACATGGTGGTCAACCACTACAGATGGCCCAAACCCCGATCCAAGCTGGAATTCTATGGCGAACCCGAAGAGCAGAAGGCCTGCGTGTACTCGGTGCGCCGCATCGACCCGTCGACACTCTTCCACCGCGAGGATCAACCGCAGGCGGCGCCTGCGCCGGAGAAGGCTCGCCTGCCTCCCCCCATCACTACCTTCGACCATCCCGTAACGGGCTTCAATGCCCGGACGATGGAGTTCATGCTCTTCGGCCGCGCCAGGGACAAGATCCTCGCCGCGCCACGCTTGAAGTCTCCGGAACATAAACCCGTCCTCTACGACGCCGCCTCCCGGACCTCGTGCAGCCTGCCCGGCATGAGTGTGCCCAAGTGCAGTTCCCTGTGGCTCCCCGTCGGCGACGACTTGTATGTCATGGAGGATGCTCCGTTGTGGTGGGAGCGGGAAGACGATGCGTCGTCCAAGAACCCCATGGAGGCGCTCATCCAGGCGGGGAAAAATCCCATGGACCGGGCATGGCATCTCCTCCCCGCGCCTCCTTACGTGCCACCGCCGCGGCACGGCCATCCCTGCGACATAGTCAGCACCGCCGCGGTGGTCGGCGACTCCCACATCTGGGTCTCCTCCAAGGGCCAGGGCACCTTCTTCCTGGACACGGAGACACGCGCATGGAGCAAGGCCGCCGACTGGGACCTGCCGTTCCAGGGACAGGTGCAGCATGCCCCGGAGCACGGCCTCTGGTACGGATTCTCGGCCAGAGACAAGGGAGTTCTCTGTGCAGCGGACCTCAGCAGCCTAGTCTCCACGGGCGAGCAGCCGCTGCCGCGCCTTGGTAGCCATGAGCTGGACATGGGCATCGTGGCACCCGAGGGGCGCACGGAGCGACAGGATTGCTCGTGCCTCGTGCACCTAGGTGGTGGCCGCTTCTGTGTCGCCAACTACTACTCCAAAGTGGTCATGCTCAGCGGCATGGAGGTCGAGCGCTGCGGCGAGGTTCTCCGCTTGATCACGCACAAGTCGTGCATTTACCCCTTACGTGGGAACTGCTTTGAATGCCTGCTCTAG
- the LOC109777461 gene encoding wall-associated receptor kinase 5-like encodes MLVLVLANIAVPNCTSRCGNISIPYPFGITSGCHREGFKLACNETYHPPKLFMDSSGVEVLEISSPNSTLYIDSGILTLAGDESDDGHIRMNCIDMHSESNRFPIKYTIDKENLPPVNASLALVESKWWSKMKNVMMLQKAASSDTSLGASKGVLHPIPGVPIRTAIRWMFSNLSCAAASNSSDFGCLSDRSECLEYPISDDSTGGYTCRCWHGYHGNPYVQHGCQDIDECTSQGEYPCFGQCINLIGSYTCTCPHGTTGDPRKQNGCSSTKGIFSGFTTVVGIGSCVGTLLIILRLLLQRLVDKDIAERMLFSLQELEKATNKFDEARKLGGGGHGTVYKGILSDKHVVAIKKSKVVIQRETDDFINEIAILSQVNHRNVVKLFGCCLETEVPLLVYEFISNGTLSDHLHVGTPLSMPWKDRLRIAIETSRCLSYLHSAAYSSCE; translated from the exons ATGTTAGTGTTAGTCTTGGCCAACATAGCGGTGCCTAACTGCACCAGCAGATGCGGCAACATAAGCATACCTTACCCATttggcatcacctccgggtgccACCGTGAGGGCTTCAAGCTTGCCTGCAACGAGACATATCATCCCCCAAAGCTCTTCATGGACAGTTCCGGAGTCGAAGTGCTTGAAATATCATCGCCAAACAGCACACTGTACATTGACAGTGGGATCCTCACCTTGGCGGGGGATGAGTCGGACGACGGTCACATCCGTATGAATTG TATAGACATGCATTCTGAGTCAAATAGGTTTCCCATCAAGTACACCATTGACAAAGAGAACTTGCCGCCGGTTAACGCAAGTCTTGCTTTGGTGGAGAGCAAATGGTGGAGCAAGATGAAGAATGTCATGATGCTGCAGAAGGCGGCATCGTCTGACACCAGCCTTGGTGCCTCCAAAGGCGTACTACACCCCATACCAGGGGTACCGATTAGAACGGCTATCAGGTGGATGTTCAGTAACTTGTCGTGTGCCGCGGCTAGCAATTCAAGTGACTTTGGGTGCCTCAGCGACAGGAGTGAGTGCCTTGAGTATCCTATATCAGATGATTCAACTGGAGGTTACACATGCCGGTGTTGGCATGGCTACCATGGCAACCCTTACGTGCAACATGGATGCCAAG ATATCGACGAGTGTACAAGTCAAGGCGAGTACCCCTGCTTTGGTCAGTGCATCAATCTGATAGGGTCATATACTTGTACCTGTCCGCATGGCACCACTGGTGATCCCCGAAAACAAAATGGATGTTCTTCAACCAAAGGAATTTTTTCAG GATTTACAACAGTGGTAGGAATCGGCAGCTGTGTAGGAACTCTTCTAATTATCCTCA GGTTGTTGCTACAGCGGCTTGTAGACAAGGATATTGCTGAAAGGATGCTGTTCAGTTTACAGGAGCTTGAGAAGGCAACAAATAAGTTTGACGAGGCTCGAAAACTCGGAGGTGGAGGCCACGGTACTGTCTACAAAGGGATTTTATCTGACAAACATGTTGTTGCCATCAAGAAGTCAAAAGTTGTAATCCAGAGAGAAACAGATGATTTCATCAATGAGATTGCCATCCTTTCTCAGGTGAACCACAGGAACGTAGTGAAGCTTTTCGGATGTTGTCTCGAGACAGAAGTTCCATTGTTGGTCTACGAATTCATTTCAAATGGAACTCTTTCTGATCATCTTCATGTCGGTACACCACTATCAATGCCATGGAAAGACCGGCTCAGAATAGCCATTGAAACCTCAAGGTGCCTTTCTTATCTGCACTCAGCTGCTT ATTCATCTTGCGAGTGA